One Burkholderia pyrrocinia DNA segment encodes these proteins:
- a CDS encoding alpha/beta fold hydrolase: MTIPTTPPAGIFTDVPGGLRLHHYEAGEGRPVVFIHGSGPGASGFSNFKHNVPAFAAAGYRAIVVDLPGYGQSSKPSDVAYTLDFFVGALHAQLAALGIGPAVLLGNSLGGAIALKYALDYPDEVDGLIMMAPGGVEDRDTYFRMEGIQRMVKLFTNRQMNDDTMRELLTLLVHDPAIVTDALVAERMKVCVEQPTEVLSTMSVPNLTDALGDLRSPVLGFWGTDDRFNPVGGALKFLERCRDARFVLMNRCGHWVMVEHADYFNRECLDFLATRIAR, encoded by the coding sequence ATGACGATCCCCACGACGCCGCCGGCCGGCATCTTCACCGACGTACCGGGCGGCTTGCGCCTGCACCATTACGAGGCGGGCGAGGGCCGGCCGGTGGTGTTCATCCACGGCAGCGGCCCGGGCGCCAGCGGTTTCAGCAACTTCAAGCACAACGTCCCGGCGTTCGCGGCGGCCGGCTATCGCGCGATCGTCGTCGACCTGCCCGGCTACGGGCAGTCGTCGAAACCGTCCGACGTCGCCTACACGCTCGATTTCTTCGTCGGCGCGCTGCATGCGCAGTTGGCCGCGCTCGGCATCGGGCCGGCCGTGCTGCTCGGCAACTCGCTCGGCGGCGCGATCGCGCTGAAATATGCACTCGACTATCCCGATGAGGTCGACGGGCTGATCATGATGGCGCCGGGCGGCGTCGAGGATCGCGACACCTATTTCCGGATGGAAGGGATTCAGCGGATGGTGAAGCTGTTCACCAATCGCCAGATGAATGACGACACGATGCGCGAGCTGCTGACGCTGCTCGTGCACGACCCGGCGATCGTCACCGACGCGCTGGTGGCCGAGCGGATGAAGGTGTGCGTCGAACAGCCGACCGAAGTGCTGTCGACGATGAGCGTGCCGAACCTGACCGATGCGCTCGGCGACTTGCGCAGCCCCGTGCTCGGTTTCTGGGGCACGGACGACCGCTTCAATCCGGTCGGCGGCGCGCTGAAGTTCCTCGAACGCTGCCGCGACGCGCGCTTCGTGCTGATGAACCGGTGCGGCCACTGGGTGATGGTGGAACACGCCGATTATTTCAATCGGGAATGCCTCGATTTTCTTGCGACGCGGATTGCGCGATAA
- a CDS encoding SDR family NAD(P)-dependent oxidoreductase, protein MKLIEELFDLRGKVAAITGGARGIGAETARTLAAAGASVAILDVLSQPAEALVEEIRAQGGQAAFWSLDVTHEADVARVFGEIVARFGRLDVLVNNAGIEGHNVPTHELTLAHWQRVQDVNVNGVFLCTRAAIPHIDAAGGGSIVNLSSMYGIVGGPDVPAYHASKAAVRMMAKVDAMLYATKNIRANSVHPGYIRTPMLEEAFRQMGQDPDRAFEYMQTNVPMAKIGSPRDIAAGILYLVSPAGRYVTGAELVIDGGYTAR, encoded by the coding sequence ATGAAACTCATCGAAGAACTGTTCGACCTGCGCGGCAAGGTGGCCGCGATCACCGGCGGCGCGCGCGGCATCGGCGCGGAGACGGCGCGCACGCTGGCGGCGGCCGGCGCGAGCGTCGCGATCCTCGACGTGCTGTCGCAGCCGGCGGAAGCGCTGGTCGAGGAAATCCGCGCGCAGGGCGGGCAGGCCGCGTTCTGGTCGCTCGACGTGACGCACGAGGCCGACGTGGCGCGCGTGTTCGGCGAGATCGTCGCGCGCTTCGGGCGCCTCGACGTGCTCGTGAACAACGCGGGCATCGAAGGGCACAACGTGCCGACGCACGAACTCACGCTCGCGCACTGGCAGCGCGTGCAGGACGTGAACGTCAACGGCGTGTTCCTGTGCACGCGCGCGGCGATTCCGCATATCGACGCGGCCGGCGGCGGGTCGATCGTGAACCTGTCGTCGATGTACGGGATCGTCGGCGGCCCCGACGTGCCCGCGTATCACGCGTCGAAGGCCGCGGTGCGGATGATGGCGAAGGTCGACGCGATGCTGTACGCGACGAAGAACATCCGCGCGAACTCGGTACACCCCGGCTATATCCGCACGCCGATGCTCGAGGAGGCGTTCCGCCAGATGGGGCAGGACCCCGATCGCGCATTCGAGTACATGCAGACAAACGTGCCGATGGCGAAGATCGGCAGCCCGCGCGACATCGCGGCCGGCATCCTGTATCTCGTGTCGCCGGCGGGCCGTTACGTGACCGGCGCGGAGCTCGTGATCGACGGCGGCTACACCGC